A window from Candidatus Rokuibacteriota bacterium encodes these proteins:
- a CDS encoding pyruvate dehydrogenase complex E1 component subunit beta has product MSAFDRRLFRSGGPVRPEEREWPSFRGAINEAMREEMRRDPAVFQMGEDIAGAPPYGVTTGLAAEFGTERVRDTPCSEVAVVGAAVGAAIGGMRPIVEFQFGDFLSVAVDQLTHQAAMLRYLTGGQVKVPLVIRLPCGGGQGAGSQHSQALYSWFAHVPGIKVALPATSADAKGLMLSAIRDDNPVLFFEHKMLYRTRWPVPPEFRSPDYLIPFGRAAVRRAGTDVTVVASLIMLHHALAAAEALAAEGVSVEVVDPRTLVPLDGETIVDSVRKTGRLLVVDEAYLTCGIQAEVIALVTERAFGALRAAPRRLGNPGVPVPFAPPLEAVVLPGPTEIAAAIRDMLAG; this is encoded by the coding sequence GTGAGCGCGTTCGACCGGCGGCTGTTCAGATCGGGCGGCCCGGTGCGCCCCGAGGAACGCGAGTGGCCGAGCTTCCGCGGCGCGATCAACGAGGCCATGCGCGAGGAGATGCGGCGCGACCCGGCGGTCTTCCAGATGGGCGAGGATATCGCGGGCGCCCCGCCCTACGGCGTCACCACCGGCCTCGCCGCCGAGTTCGGCACCGAGCGGGTCCGCGACACGCCCTGCTCGGAGGTGGCCGTCGTGGGCGCGGCGGTGGGCGCCGCGATCGGGGGCATGCGCCCCATCGTCGAGTTCCAGTTCGGCGACTTCCTTTCCGTCGCCGTCGACCAGCTCACCCATCAGGCCGCCATGCTGCGCTACCTCACCGGCGGCCAGGTCAAGGTCCCGCTCGTCATCCGGCTGCCGTGCGGCGGCGGCCAGGGCGCGGGGTCGCAGCACTCGCAGGCGCTCTACTCGTGGTTCGCCCACGTCCCGGGGATCAAGGTCGCGCTGCCGGCGACCTCCGCGGACGCCAAGGGACTGATGCTGTCGGCCATCCGCGACGACAACCCCGTTCTCTTCTTCGAGCACAAGATGCTCTACCGCACGCGCTGGCCGGTGCCGCCCGAGTTCAGGAGCCCTGACTACCTGATCCCCTTCGGCCGCGCGGCGGTGCGGCGGGCCGGCACCGACGTCACGGTCGTGGCGTCCCTGATCATGCTGCACCACGCGCTGGCCGCGGCCGAGGCGCTGGCGGCGGAAGGCGTCTCCGTCGAGGTCGTCGACCCGCGCACGCTCGTGCCGCTGGACGGCGAGACCATCGTCGACTCGGTGCGGAAGACCGGTCGCCTGCTCGTGGTAGACGAGGCTTATCTCACGTGCGGCATCCAGGCCGAGGTCATCGCGCTCGTGACCGAACGCGCCTTCGGGGCGCTCAGGGCGGCCCCGCGCCGCCTCGGCAATCCCGGCGTGCCGGTGCCCTTCGCGCCGCCGCTCGAGGCCGTGGTGCTGCCCGGCCCGACGGAGATCGCGGCGGCGATCCGCGACATGCTGGCGGGATGA
- a CDS encoding DsrE family protein, whose protein sequence is MPRLLCLVLDHAPYGSLQPAEAIRHAGGALGKGWEVVLAFMGDGVYTALPGQAPLPDGWISLSEALGGILETGEERVRVLVDQDSLDARGLSAGELLPGVHPAAAGEIASAMAGCDKTLLF, encoded by the coding sequence GTGCCGCGGCTCCTGTGCCTCGTGCTCGATCATGCCCCGTATGGCTCGCTCCAGCCTGCGGAGGCGATCCGCCATGCCGGGGGGGCGCTCGGGAAGGGCTGGGAGGTCGTGCTCGCCTTCATGGGAGATGGCGTCTACACGGCGCTGCCGGGACAGGCGCCGCTCCCCGACGGGTGGATCTCGCTGTCGGAGGCGCTCGGCGGGATCCTGGAGACGGGCGAGGAGCGAGTGCGGGTACTCGTGGACCAGGACTCCCTCGATGCGCGCGGGCTGTCGGCCGGCGAGCTGCTTCCCGGCGTGCATCCGGCGGCGGCTGGCGAGATCGCCTCCGCCATGGCCGGCTGCGACAAGACACTGCTCTTCTGA
- a CDS encoding DsrH/TusB family sulfur metabolism protein, producing the protein MASILLALSSSPETPAGQRALALAGSLADQGHALTLCCLQDAVLVASTRASNEARAALDRLLDRGARCLVLGEDLVLRGLRAGPRASALDYPGLVAALAGDHDRVIGAL; encoded by the coding sequence GTGGCCTCGATCCTCCTGGCCCTGAGCAGCTCGCCGGAAACCCCAGCCGGGCAGCGGGCACTTGCCCTCGCCGGTTCCCTGGCGGATCAGGGGCATGCGCTCACGCTCTGCTGCCTGCAGGATGCTGTGCTCGTCGCAAGCACCCGTGCATCGAATGAGGCACGAGCAGCGCTGGATCGCCTCCTGGACCGTGGCGCGCGTTGCCTCGTCCTCGGCGAGGACCTCGTCCTGCGCGGTCTCCGGGCGGGCCCGCGCGCCTCGGCGCTGGACTACCCGGGGCTCGTCGCGGCGCTGGCCGGCGATCACGACCGGGTGATCGGAGCGCTCTAG
- a CDS encoding thiamine pyrophosphate-dependent dehydrogenase E1 component subunit alpha, translating to MDPDRLSAEETRGLLRTMLLIRRLETAWAEAYFREEIGGIPPALSTGQEAVSAGACAALEPGDYVFTTHRGQAPQVARGLDPKRIMAELYCRRTGYNKGKSYHVTDVSRGVIGMGGIVAAQVPVAAGMALAQKLRGTDRVSLAFFGDGASNEGAVHESANLAAMWTLPLILLCENNGYCITQPVAAAVKAASIAIRAAGYGLPGVVVDGNDPLAVRDAVAAAVARARAGGGATLVEARTVRLGGHLAHDPQAYRAPEEIAAAWEQCPIARFRARLLAEGLLTAEAYARMEAEADRETAVAVEFARQSPFPDPREAFEDLWA from the coding sequence GGACCCTGACCGATTGAGCGCGGAGGAGACACGCGGGCTGCTGCGGACGATGCTCCTGATCCGCCGCCTGGAGACGGCGTGGGCGGAGGCGTACTTCCGCGAGGAGATCGGCGGCATCCCGCCGGCGCTCTCCACGGGACAGGAGGCCGTGTCCGCAGGCGCGTGCGCGGCGCTCGAGCCGGGCGATTACGTGTTCACCACCCATCGCGGCCAGGCGCCCCAGGTCGCCCGGGGGCTCGACCCGAAGCGGATCATGGCCGAGCTCTACTGCCGGCGCACCGGCTACAACAAGGGCAAGTCGTACCACGTGACCGACGTGAGCCGCGGCGTCATCGGCATGGGGGGCATCGTCGCCGCCCAGGTGCCGGTGGCGGCGGGGATGGCGCTGGCGCAGAAGCTCCGGGGCACCGATCGCGTGAGCCTGGCCTTCTTCGGCGACGGGGCCTCCAACGAGGGCGCCGTCCACGAGAGCGCCAACCTGGCCGCCATGTGGACGCTGCCGCTCATCCTCCTCTGCGAGAATAACGGCTACTGCATCACGCAGCCCGTGGCCGCCGCCGTGAAGGCGGCATCGATCGCCATCCGTGCCGCGGGGTACGGCCTGCCCGGCGTGGTGGTTGACGGCAACGATCCGCTCGCCGTGCGCGACGCTGTCGCGGCGGCCGTGGCGCGGGCGCGCGCGGGTGGGGGCGCGACGCTCGTCGAGGCGAGGACGGTCCGTCTCGGCGGCCACCTCGCCCACGATCCGCAGGCCTATCGCGCCCCGGAGGAGATCGCGGCGGCGTGGGAGCAGTGCCCGATCGCGCGCTTCCGCGCGCGGCTGCTGGCCGAGGGGCTCCTCACCGCGGAGGCGTACGCGCGGATGGAGGCCGAGGCCGACCGCGAGACCGCGGTCGCCGTTGAGTTCGCGCGGCAGAGCCCGTTCCCCGATCCCCGCGAGGCATTCGAGGACCTCTGGGCATGA
- a CDS encoding metalloregulator ArsR/SmtB family transcription factor: MASTDDQIYVLHASVCQILANPTRLKVLNALREQEIAVADLARRVGTSMSNLSQHLAILRQRGVVLTRREGATIHYRIANPKILRAFDIMREVLFEQIAEGRRLVRAAGAGARRSRTAR; encoded by the coding sequence ATGGCCTCCACGGACGATCAGATCTACGTGCTGCACGCGAGCGTCTGCCAGATCCTGGCGAATCCCACGCGGCTGAAGGTCCTCAACGCGCTCAGGGAGCAAGAAATCGCCGTGGCGGACCTGGCCCGGCGCGTGGGGACCAGCATGTCGAACCTCTCCCAGCACTTGGCCATCCTCCGCCAGCGTGGCGTCGTTCTCACCCGGCGGGAGGGCGCCACCATCCACTACCGGATCGCCAACCCGAAGATCCTCCGCGCCTTCGACATCATGCGCGAGGTGCTCTTCGAGCAGATCGCCGAGGGCCGGCGGCTCGTCCGGGCGGCCGGCGCCGGAGCCCGGCGGAGCCGGACAGCAAGGTGA